Proteins encoded in a region of the Panthera uncia isolate 11264 chromosome B2 unlocalized genomic scaffold, Puncia_PCG_1.0 HiC_scaffold_24, whole genome shotgun sequence genome:
- the VARS2 gene encoding valine--tRNA ligase, mitochondrial isoform X4: MPWHRMCGDQVLWVPGSDHAGIATQAVVEKQLWKEQGVRRHELSREDFLREVWKWKEEKGGEICEQLQALGASLDWDRECFTMDAGSSVAVTEAFVRLYEAGLLYRNQQLVNWSCALRSAISDIEVESRPLPGRTELRLPGCPIPVSFGLLVSVAFPVDGEPDTEIIVGTTRPETLPGDVAVAVHPDDSRYTHLHGRQLRHPLTGQLLPLVTDSAVQPHMGTGAVKVTPAHSLADAELGARHGLSPLSVIAEDGTMTSLCGDWLQGLHRFVAREKIMSALRERGVFRGLQNHPMVLPICSRSGDVVEYLLKSQWFVRCREMGDRAAQAVESGALELSPSFHQKNWQHWFSHIGDWCISRQLWWGHQIPAYLVVEEQMKGDREDCWVVGRTEAEARKIASELTGRPAAELTLQRDPDVLDTWFSSALFPFAALGWPQETPDLTRFYPLSLLETGSDLLFFWVGRMVMLGTQLTGQLPFSKVLLHSMVRDRQGRKMSKSLGNVLDPRDIISGVELQVLQEKLRDGNLDSTELAIAAAAQRKDFPHGIPECGTDALRFTLCSHGALGGDLHLSVSEVLSSRHFCNKIWNALRFILNALGEKFVPQPAEELSPSSPMDAWILSRLAHTARECGRGFLAQELSLVTHALHHFWLHNLCDVYLEAVKPVLLHSPRPQGPPQVLFSCADIGLRLLAPLMPFLAEELWQRLPPRPGGSSAPSISVAPYPTACSLEHWHQPELEQRFSRVQEAVQALRALRAMYQLTKARPRVLLQSSEPEEQGLFEAFLEPLGTLGHCGAVGFLPPGVLAPSGWAQAPLNDTIQVYMELQGLVDPQTHLSLLAARRHKLQKQLDGLMAWTPSERETETKRQQRLSSLELELSKLDKAASHLRQLMDACPNPREL; encoded by the exons ATGCCCTG GCACCGGATGTGTGGGGATCAGGTGCTGTGGGTCCCAGGCTCAGATCATGCGGGAATTGCTACACAA GCTGTGGTGGAGAAGCAACTTTGGAAGGAGCAAGGAGTGAGGAGACATGAGCTGAGCCGGGAAGACTTCCTTAGGGAGGTGTGGAAGTGGAAGGAGGA GAAAGGTGGAGAGATCTGTGAGCAGCTCCAAGCTCTGGGGGCCTCCTTGGACTGGGACCGAGAGTGTTTCACTATGGATGCT GGCTCCTCAGTGGCCGTGACTGAAGCTTTTGTGCGACTCTATGAGGCAGGGTTGTTGTATCGGAACCAGCAGCTTGTCAACTGGTCCTGTGCTTTAAGATCAGCCATCTCGGATATCGAg GTGGAGAGCCGGCCCCTGCCTGGCCGCACAGAACTTCGTCTGCCTGGCTGCCCCATCCCTGTGTCTTTTGGCCTCCTTGTTTCTGTGGCCTTCCCTGTGGATGGAGAACCTG ACACAGAGATCATAGTAGGAACCACAAGGCCAGAGACATTGCCTGGAGATGTGGCTGTGGCTGTTCATCCTGATGACTCCCGATACACA CATCTGCATGGGCGACAGCTTCGTCACCCCTTGACTGGGCAGCTTCTCCCCCTCGTCACAGACTCTGCTGTTCAGCCACACATGGGCACAG GGGCGGTGAAGGTGACTCCAGCACATAGTCTTGCTGATGCTGAGCTGGGAGCCCGACATGGCTTGAGCCCTCTGAGTGTCATTGCAGAGGATGGAACCATGACTTCCCTCTGTGGGGATTGGCTACAG GGTCTTCATCGATTTGTGGCCCGGGAAAAGATTATGTCTGCACTGAGGGAGCGGGGCGTGTTCCGGGGCCTTCAGAACCACCCTATGGTGCTTCCTATTTGCAG CCGTTCTGGGGACGTGGTAGAATACCTACTGAAGAGCCAGTGGTTTGTCCGCTGCCGGGAGATGGGGGATCGAGCTGCCCAG GCTGTGGAGTCAGGAGCTCTGGAGCTCAGTCCCTCCTTCCACCAGAAAAACTGGCAGCACTGGTTTTCCCACATTGG AGACTGGTGTATCTCCCGGCAGCTGTGGTGGGGCCATCAGATTCCCGCCTACCTGGTTGTAGAAGAGCAAATGAAG GGTGACAGGGAGGACTGTTGGGTGGTTGGGAGGACAGAGGCCGAGGCCAGAAAAATAGCTTCAGAGCTGACAGGGAGACCAGCGGCAGAGCTGACCCTGCAGAGGG ACCCTGATGTCCTGGACACATGGTTCTCTTCagctcttttcccctttgctgcCCTGGGCTGGCCCCAAGAG ACCCCAGACCTCACTCGTTTCTACCCCCTGTCACTTTTGGAAACTGGTAGTGACCTTCTGTTCTTCTGGGTGGGCCGCATGGTCATGTTGGGGACCCAGCTCACAGGGCAGCTCCCCTTCAGCAAG GTGCTTCTTCATTCCATGGTTCGGGACAGGCAGGGCCGGAAAATGAGCAAGTCCCTAGGGAATGTGTTGGACCCACGAGACATCATCAGTGGGGTGGAGCTGCAG GTGCTGCAGGAAAAGCTGAGGGATGGGAACTTGGACTCTACAGAGCTGGCGATCGCGGCTGCAGCACAG AGAAAGGACTTCCCTCATGGGATCCCTGAGTGTGGGACAGATGCCCTAAGATTCACCTTGTGCTCCCATGGGGCCTTAG GGGGCGACTTGCACCTGTCTGTCTCCGAAGTCCTGAGTTCCCGGCATTTCTGCAACAAAATCTGGAATGCCCTGCGCTTTATCCTCAATGCCTTAGGGGAGAAATTTGTGCCCCAGCCTGCAGAAGAG CTTTCCCCTTCATCGCCCATGGATGCGTGGATCCTGAGCCGTCTTGCCCATACTGCCCGGGAGTGTGGGCGAGGCTTCCTTGCCCAAGAGCTCTCACTTGTCACCCATGCCCTGCACCACTTCTGGCTCCATAACCTCTGTGATGTCTACTTG gAGGCTGTGAAGCCGGTGCTGTTGCACTCGCCCCGTCCCCAAGGCCCCCCTCAGGTCCTGTTCTCCTGTGCTGACATCGGTCTCCGCCTCCTCGCCCCACTGATGCCCTTCCTGGCTGAAGAGCTCTGGCAGAGGCTGCCCCCCAGGCCTGGAGGCTCCTCTGCCCCTAGCATCTCTGTTGCCCCCTACCCCACTGCCTGCAGCTTG GAACACTGGCACCAGCCTGAGCTGGAACAGCGCTTCTCCCGGGTCCAAGAGGCCGTGCAGGCACTGAGGGCTCTCCGAGCCATGTACCAGCTCACAAAGGCCCGGCCCCGAG tGCTGTtgcagagctcagagcctgaagagcAAGGCCTCTTCGAGGCCTTTCTGGAACCTCTAGGCACCCTGGGCCACTGTGGGGCTGTGGGCTTCTTACCCCCAGGTGTACTGGCTCCCTCTGGCTGGGCCCAGGCTCCACTCAATGATACCATTCAGGTGTACATGGAGCTGCAG GGGCTTGTGGACCCCCAGACCCATCTATCTCTGCTAGCTGCCCGAAGACACAAGTTGCAAAAGCAGCTTGATGGCCTCATGGCCTGGACCCCATCAGAGCGGGAGACGGAGACTAAAAGGCAGCAGAGG CTTTCTTCCCTCGAGTTGGAATTGTCGAAGCTGGACAAGGCGGCCTCTCACCTCCGGCAGCTGATGGATGCATGTCCTAACCCCAGAGAGCTCTGA